The Frondihabitans australicus genome includes a region encoding these proteins:
- a CDS encoding WhiB family transcriptional regulator, with product MAINDRNGSVPDNWHVDPVLLGVPGVRRRDVDDDENQLAWQADSLCAQTDPEAFFPEKGGSTRDAKKICASCDVRAQCLEYALLNDERFGIWGGLSERERRKLRKRA from the coding sequence GTGGCCATCAACGACCGAAACGGATCCGTTCCCGACAACTGGCATGTCGATCCGGTCCTGCTGGGTGTTCCCGGCGTCCGGCGGCGCGACGTCGACGACGACGAGAACCAGCTGGCGTGGCAGGCCGACTCGCTCTGCGCGCAGACCGACCCCGAGGCGTTCTTCCCCGAGAAGGGCGGCTCGACCCGCGACGCGAAGAAGATCTGCGCGTCGTGCGACGTCCGTGCCCAGTGCCTCGAGTACGCCCTCCTGAACGACGAGCGCTTCGGCATCTGGGGCGGGCTGTCCGAGCGCGAGCGCCGCAAGCTCCGCAAGCGGGCGTAG